One stretch of Alphaproteobacteria bacterium DNA includes these proteins:
- a CDS encoding PAS domain S-box protein — translation MQSNLPQLFGDLAAGENRLLKRLSLVFAGLICLALFLLVYFSSEGIRTLDHVDNKNDVKIVGSLLRDRQNIMASLLRDYAEWNDAYRALYEKEDLKFADENISYNVTNNYSINGATVVRFDKSIFVQYEAGKRVKNPHLEPFVERLVDLLLEDFRNRHGKPLDRSRISFAEENGQLLMVSANFIAGLDDEKGVPDPLPKNPSMLVFVRKLDKAALQEWAQVYNISDMNYQPHSVAFNPVKLHEAKKFYLQLKDIDGNELGIITWQPNLSSSLILKEFIPNLVVVLVILLGFGSAFFVYIRRAFAHQYEWTKKINSSREFLQLIFDTDPTHIQVRNKEGKIFFCNQAAASRYGRSPAQVLYHSILELDKNTDRAYMIYEDDLKVIVGQREMAQEEIWIATDGSEKIYYTLRKPIVGIGGETMVLAVSSDITEQKKMMLELEKAKSKAEDASKAKTDFLATISHEIRTPMNGILGFSQLLSDTKLTDEQDDYIKVIQNSSKSLLNIINDILDMSKIESGRLRLESILLNPNAIIDSVIGLTMPMAKEKNLTIVKEVIGSVPDYVLGDPTRLSQILLNIVSNAIKFTEKGGITIRVQNMGHEKKFTKIKFEIIDTGIGIEPKILGKLFEKFTQADSSISRKYGGTGLGLAIARELTELMGGQIGVQSAPGKGAHFWFTVSLNNAS, via the coding sequence GTGCAATCAAACCTGCCGCAATTATTTGGCGATCTGGCCGCCGGTGAAAACCGGTTGCTGAAAAGACTTTCGCTGGTCTTTGCGGGGCTGATTTGCCTGGCATTGTTTCTGTTGGTGTATTTCAGTTCGGAAGGAATCCGCACTCTGGATCATGTCGACAACAAGAACGATGTGAAAATCGTCGGTTCGTTGTTGCGCGACCGGCAAAATATCATGGCCAGCTTATTGCGCGATTATGCGGAATGGAACGATGCTTACCGCGCGCTGTACGAAAAAGAAGATTTAAAATTCGCCGATGAAAATATTTCTTATAACGTTACCAATAACTATTCGATCAACGGCGCGACGGTAGTGCGGTTCGATAAAAGCATTTTTGTGCAATACGAAGCCGGAAAGCGGGTCAAGAATCCACACCTGGAGCCTTTTGTGGAACGGTTAGTGGATTTATTGCTGGAAGATTTTCGTAATCGTCACGGTAAACCGCTAGACCGCAGCCGCATTTCTTTTGCCGAAGAAAATGGTCAATTATTGATGGTCAGCGCCAATTTCATCGCCGGTCTGGATGATGAAAAAGGCGTTCCCGATCCATTGCCAAAAAACCCGTCAATGCTTGTATTTGTGCGGAAGTTGGATAAAGCCGCATTGCAGGAATGGGCGCAAGTTTACAATATTTCGGATATGAATTATCAGCCGCATTCAGTTGCCTTTAATCCGGTTAAATTGCACGAAGCCAAGAAATTCTATTTACAATTGAAAGATATTGATGGCAACGAATTGGGCATTATCACTTGGCAACCGAATCTAAGCAGTTCCTTGATTTTAAAAGAATTTATTCCGAACTTGGTCGTGGTGCTGGTTATTCTGCTGGGCTTTGGCAGCGCATTTTTCGTTTATATTCGCCGCGCTTTCGCGCATCAATACGAATGGACCAAAAAAATCAATTCCAGCCGCGAATTCCTGCAATTGATATTCGACACCGATCCAACCCATATCCAGGTGCGCAACAAAGAAGGTAAAATATTTTTCTGCAATCAGGCTGCGGCATCGCGGTATGGCCGTTCTCCGGCGCAAGTTTTGTATCATTCCATCCTGGAGCTGGATAAAAATACGGATCGCGCATATATGATTTATGAAGACGATTTAAAGGTCATCGTAGGTCAGCGCGAAATGGCGCAAGAAGAAATTTGGATAGCTACGGATGGCAGCGAAAAGATTTATTATACATTGCGCAAGCCAATTGTGGGTATTGGCGGCGAAACGATGGTATTGGCGGTGTCCAGCGATATAACCGAGCAGAAGAAAATGATGCTGGAATTGGAAAAGGCCAAATCCAAGGCGGAAGACGCATCCAAAGCCAAAACCGATTTCCTTGCAACCATCAGCCATGAAATCCGTACGCCGATGAACGGCATTCTTGGGTTTTCGCAATTATTGTCGGATACCAAGTTGACGGACGAACAGGACGATTACATCAAGGTTATTCAAAATTCTTCGAAATCGCTGCTGAACATTATCAACGACATTCTGGATATGTCGAAAATAGAATCCGGCAGGCTGCGTTTGGAAAGTATTTTGTTGAATCCGAATGCCATTATCGATTCCGTGATTGGCCTTACCATGCCGATGGCCAAGGAAAAGAATCTGACCATCGTCAAGGAAGTCATCGGGTCGGTTCCGGATTATGTTCTTGGCGATCCCACGCGGTTAAGCCAGATTTTGCTGAACATTGTCAGTAATGCGATAAAATTCACGGAAAAAGGCGGGATCACCATTCGGGTGCAGAATATGGGCCATGAAAAGAAATTCACCAAAATCAAATTTGAAATTATCGATACCGGCATCGGCATTGAGCCCAAAATTCTTGGGAAGTTGTTTGAAAAATTTACCCAGGCGGATTCTTCCATTTCGCGTAAATACGGCGGCACCGGGCTTGGCCTGGCTATTGCCAGGGAATTGACCGAACTGATGGGCGGCCAAATCGGCGTGCAAAGCGCGCCGGGCAA